Below is a window of Prosthecobacter sp. DNA.
ATGAGGACAATCACGCCGAGCTCTACAATCTCAAACTCGACGCCGGTGAGAACGACAACCGTGCCCCGCATGACTCCGTGCGCGCACTGCAACTCCGCGACAAGCTGGACGCCTGGCTTAAAGACACCGGCGCACAGATTCCCGAGCGCAATCCGAAGTACGATCCTGACAAGCCGCTCAACGAACCAAAGAAAGCGGGTGGGAAGAAGAAAGCGTAAGCTTTCGTATTCGCTGGCAACCATGAGTGCCAGCCAGCCCCTTTCCTCCCGCCGTCAGTTCATCACCCGCAGCGCCACCGCAGCCGCCGCGTTCGGATTTCCCGCCATCGTCAGCTCACGTTCGCCGAATGCCAAACTGAACCTCGTCTTCATCGGCGTCGGTGGCCGTGGCGCGGGAAACATCAAGGATCTGACCGGCATCCCGCTTTACACACCGCCACGCGGCAACAACGCGAAGAAAGACGCCCCAAAGGCCGATGCGGGCGCACAACCGCCGCCCCCGCTCGAGCCGCGTGAGAATGTGATCGCGCTGTGCGATGTGAATGGTGAGAACCTCGACCGCGCAGGCGCTGCATTTCCAAAAGCGCGGAAGTTCCGCGACTTCCGCAAGCTCTATGATGAACTCAGCGCGTCCGAGATCGATGCCGTCGTCATCAGCAGCACCGAGCACACGCACGCCTATGCCACCTTGCCCGCGCTGCTGATGAAGAAGCCGGTCTATTGCGAAAAACCGCTCACGCACAACGTCGCCGAAGCTCGATTGATCACGGAAGCTGCCGCCAGGGCTGGTGTGGTGACGCAGATGGGCACGCAGATCCACGGCATGCCGAATTACCGCCGCGTCGTCGAGCTGATTCAAAGTGGCGCGATTGGCAAAGTGACCGAGGCGCATGTGTGCGTGTCACGTGCCTGGGGTTTGCAGAGCAAGGAGGATGCCGAGAAGAACGGCGACATTGTGTTCGTGACCGAACGGCCCACCGTCGCCGAAACACCGCCGCCCTATCTTGATTGGGACCTGTGGATCGGCCCCGCGCCGATGCGTCCCTACAACAGCGTCTATTTTCCCGGCCCGAAGTGGTATCGCTGGTGGGACTTCGGCAACGGCACCATGTCCGACCTCGGCAGCCATTGGAACGACCTGCCGTTCTGGGCACTGAAACTCGACGCACCGCTCAGCGTCGAAGCCTTCGGGCCCGAGCCGCACCCGGAGATCGCTCCAGCGTCCATGCATGCTGTTTACGAATACGGCCCGCGTGGCGACATGCCCGCGTGCAAGGTTCACTGGCATCAAGGATCGAGCAAACCAGACGCGTGGAAGAACGATCCCTTCATCAGCAAGTGGAACAGCGGCGTGCTCTTCATCGGCGACAAAGGCATGCTGCTCTCCGACTACGGCAAACACATCCTGCTGCCCGAGGCCGACTTCAAAGACTTCCAGCGTCCGAAGCCCTTCATCGCCGACTCCCCCGGCCATCACGCCGAGTTTTTGGCCGCCATCAAGAACGGCACACCCACCGGCAGCCCCTTCAGCTACGCCGGCCCGCTCACGGAGGCCAATCACCTCGGCAACGTCGCCCATCGCGCCGGTGGCAAGATCGTGTGGGATGCCAAGGCCATGCGCATCACCAACAACGAGGCGGCGAACCGTTTCCTCAGCCGCGTGCCGAGAGAGGGCTGGAAGCTGGGTTGAATGAATCCATGACTGCGCTGGAGGAGATCATCGGTGTCCCTCCACCGCGAGAAGACTCGCGGACTACTATCTTCTCAGCATC
It encodes the following:
- a CDS encoding Gfo/Idh/MocA family oxidoreductase, producing the protein MSASQPLSSRRQFITRSATAAAAFGFPAIVSSRSPNAKLNLVFIGVGGRGAGNIKDLTGIPLYTPPRGNNAKKDAPKADAGAQPPPPLEPRENVIALCDVNGENLDRAGAAFPKARKFRDFRKLYDELSASEIDAVVISSTEHTHAYATLPALLMKKPVYCEKPLTHNVAEARLITEAAARAGVVTQMGTQIHGMPNYRRVVELIQSGAIGKVTEAHVCVSRAWGLQSKEDAEKNGDIVFVTERPTVAETPPPYLDWDLWIGPAPMRPYNSVYFPGPKWYRWWDFGNGTMSDLGSHWNDLPFWALKLDAPLSVEAFGPEPHPEIAPASMHAVYEYGPRGDMPACKVHWHQGSSKPDAWKNDPFISKWNSGVLFIGDKGMLLSDYGKHILLPEADFKDFQRPKPFIADSPGHHAEFLAAIKNGTPTGSPFSYAGPLTEANHLGNVAHRAGGKIVWDAKAMRITNNEAANRFLSRVPREGWKLG